AGGGACTTGGTGAAAAATAAGCGGATGGGTCTGTGAGTTTGGGATGAGAGGGATAGGAGACGTAGCTTGATAACTTCCTAGATTTGAGACAAGCATGTATTCGAATATAACTTCTTCTGCTGTGATGTACTGAGGATCAGCTGAGGGATACCTCAGCTGTTTCCTATCCTGAATAAAAGTTCCTGGAATAAGAGGAAAAGGGTGTCCAACACGGTAAAGAATGTCAATTTATCCCTACCCTTCCATTGCCCCTACTTTCTTTTAAACTTGCATATTAATCATTTGATACTGTTTTTGGGTGAGGTAAATATTTGCTTCCCGCAATAGGTGAGAGATGAAAGGATCTTATTATCATATATTAAGAGTAGCATCAGCAGATAAGTGGAACTGTTACCTAATTACTGCCAGAAAAGGCAGTTCAGGGTGAACTCCAAAACCAAAATTTTCACTTTGTATAATTTCTCTAACATCAAATTGACTTATATCCAAAAATTACAGAGTGGGTGAAATTATTCAGTTCTTTGGGACTACAATTAACATACAATTCAACTTAGAAGGTTCATGAGGAAATTCCGCGGCTCAAAATTAGGCGTTATGTGGGCATTTTACTGAGGGTTTTTTTCCCTACGGCCACATGAACAATAAGTAACACttcctttaaacatttttcacACTAAACATTATGCCATGTTCCAAGGCACAGACcattgcagcctccgcccccTCAGCGGCGTGAACACTTGGAATGGGCACGCTGCCCATTACTTAGTATTGAAAGTGGTCACTTTTTGCTCTTAGGTGAGTGTAAGCGACTGCCTTCCCCACTTTCGGTGAACCTCAGGACTTGGAGCGTCTGTGGGTGCTCCTCTAATGGGGACAACTCCTCCCTTCCGACTCCATCGCAGAGAACCCAAAGTTCGAAAGCAACAGAACGAAAATCAACAAAGCACACTTCAAGAGAGTTGGCAAGCGGCGAAATTCTtgttgaagagaagaaaaagcgaAAGGTTTTCCGCTACAACCAATCAGATGAGAGCATTCTTGGCACGCCCCTTTCTATCTACCAATCAACATCTAGCTCAATGGGGCAGTCCATTGATACAGGGAAAGggtctttaaattttattagCACAGCTTCCCTCACAACCCTCACCCCAGTCATTCTAGGCCATCCCACGAACTGTGctcaaaagaggaaaagagtGCAACACTTCCAAAGCTGATCAGTCTCGTGGTGAGCAGCGAAACTACAGACTTCACCAACAAAACCATGGATTCTAGGAGGGACAGGGAAAGAAGAAAACGGGTTCTGGAAGGCAAACTACAATTCCCAAGGGCGCTTGCGCGGACTCAGCGCGCACGGGACGAGGGGCGGGCCACTGTAAGGGGGAATGCGAACGATCACGGGGCTCTTTTGAACGCTAGCCCGCAAGTGGGCGGGACCTGGGGCGGGCGGAGCAGCGACAGCGTCTGCTCCTGCGCTTTGTGgtctcctgcctcctgcttctCCGCCTGCGGCGTCGGAGGGGGCGTGGCCTGTGCGGAGGCTGGTGGGGGTGCGGGCGCCGCGGGACGTGGGTGACGCGTCGCTTTCCAGCTCAGCGGTGTGTGAGGTGTCGCGGCCCCGCCGGCGATTGGCTGTTGAGAGGCGAGTACGCGGCGGCCGTTGGTCGCTGGCCTCACGGAGCAAGGCCCCGGGCGGGCGGGGAGGATATGGGGTGgcagtggcggcggcggcggcttcAGGAGGCGGGCGTGGACGAGCCGGCGGCCGCGGCAGCTGTGGTACCCGGAGTCCTGTGAAGCGCCCCTGTCCGCGCGGCTGTGGGGCCCTCGGAGAGGGCTGCCAGGACGCGAGCCACTGAGGAGCCTCTCAGCCAGCGCCACAGCCTTTAGGATTATCGGTTCCATCCTCGCGGTCCTGCTCCGGCTCCTCCATCTTGGCCTCGGCGGTGGCGGCTGCCGGGAGGATGTGCCGCCTTCTGGCagggggaagaaggaggagaagatgaAGAAGCACCGGCGGGCCTTGGCCCTGGTCTCCTGCCTCTTtctgtgctctctggtctggtgAGTAGCCGCGACGACAAGGGAGTCCCGTGAGGGGAGTAAAGGGGAGGGAGCAGCCCAGGTCACACCCCCAAGTCATCTTGGCTTTTAGGGTCCGGGTTTCCAAGGCCCCCTTGGAAGGGACAAACCGATTACTTCTCGACTCTCCATCTAACTGGTCTGGTAGTGCTCTGTGCGGAGATTTCCGTGGTGTATTTTGGAATTTACAGAGActcagtgggagagagagaggtgccGAGGTAGAAGGAACCACCAAGTGCCTTTGTACTCAGTTCTTCTACCCCTTGGAGACGGTGCAGGGTTTGGGGTTGGGTATTCAGATCGATGGTAAGTAAGTTGCTCCGATGTGCCGCTGGTCTTTGCGTTCTTAGTGTGGTAAGGGGATAAAGCACCTCGGATGTGATGCGTTCCGGACGTGCGATTTCAAAACTGACTGATCATGAAGGTAAGAGTAATGTGTAAGCAGTAGTTCTCCTGGACATTTCTCGCACAGTGTTTGATCCCAAGTACACTTGGGCCACTGTTTTTGGAAACctgggggagtgtgtgtgtgtgtgtgtgtgttatgaaGCATTTTTTCAGTTGGTTTGGTGGAGAGGGTGTCTTAGATGTAGTGTGTATAGTAGTTTTTGGTAATGTCCCTTAGTAGAGGGAAGGTAAATACTGTATTTTGAAGGCAGGAAGAGTGCTTTGTCCCTAAAGCACCCCCCAAGTTTTACGGAGTTTCCGTTTAATCCCAGGCACTTCTGGAGTTTTTTGAGGAGCAGAGAAAGCTTGTAAGTCGAAAGACTGCTCTCACCGTACTTGGAAAAGCCATTCTTTCCTCCCAGGGAATTTCTTCAAAGATGTGTAACAATTGATGACTGAAAACATCTTTCTTCAGTCAAGGCTATTTGCTGTTTGttgtattaaaatagaaattaagttTCCTGTTTTGCTTATTTCTGCAGAGCACCaacactattttcatttttatggatgCCTAATGGATTCCAGAGGCACTGAAAGTGTAGAGTTGTTGCtcacataaaataatacataaacaaGGGGAAGAGAAAACTCTAGCCTGGCTGAGGGGTTTTGATTGGAAGGATGGTAGAAGTTTTtgagaacaaaaaaaattgacttcTTACCTTTCATTCTAAATCCTTTTAATATCCACCTCCCGTTTTTAATAAAATCCTCCCCTTTCTACTTACTGTGTTGGGAACGGAGAAGTGCCTGTAAGAGATAAATCCACTTacctcattttaaatttaaatttgtagaTACTGAAGCTTGTAttcattttcatctctttctGGGGCTGCCTAGTTATACTCGTAgactatattttctttcctcttttttcttggtCTTGCCCATCTTTAAGCCATGTTTTTATTCATCAAAACTTTCTGAAATGGCAAATAAGGAAAAGGTTAACACTTTGATTCAAGTTTAAAAACACACCAGtatctctgacttttttttttttttttttaagttggatgGTGTAAACGAAATCAAGCAATAGAATGTGATTCTTACAATCAtttgtaaatttaagttaattCTGCTTCTATTTCTTTTGGGAATTTCTGGCTATCTTTTGATTAAGCTAACCCTCAATATGTTTTCTCACCTTCAATCATTAGCTCTAATGAAGAGCTAATGAATTTCCCTGTTAGGGAAAAAATAGGTTGGCCCGGTATTGAAAGTAGTAATAAACTTCTGTAAAGTTTTTTAACTCCTAGTGAGGAAAATGGTATGTGGAGAGTTTAAGAAAAGAATgtgaacattttaagaaactttagCTTAGGAAACTATTGGGTTAGtttattttgagatttgtttAGACCGCCAAATTTagacattttaattattctttagcAAAACGATTAAAAGGCACTAAAATAGGACATTAAGgcttaaaggtttttttttgaaGGGTGATGATGAATGAGATTGGGGAAGAGGAGTGGTATGTGGTGATGATTGGCAAAGGGTGCGTTTTTTCTTTGAAGACTCTGCTTTCTTGCCAAGTTGAAATTAATGGCACTTAATGGATTTCTAACTTTTGCTGCAATCTAGTATGGTATTTCTTTTCCCAACAACCCCATTCCCTTTAACAGAAAGGGCTACCAACAAGTCCTAGGGTTAGATAAAACGTTTGCAAGAGTTGATGAGTGCCTTTTAGTAGCcacttttgtctcttttgttaTTCACAAATTGTCTCAAAATTTTGTGATCCATTTGTTTTGTAGATTTTGAGTGCTGTATGTCTATTCTACAGTATTCTAGTTTCTAAGGTTTCCCCTCTAATGCTACCAATATTACTGGTAAGTTTACTATCATAATTTCATAATCTTGATTATGTCTCCCCTCTGCTTTTCTTCCAGCCTAGAGTACTAACCTTAGAttatgttcacagaaaaactATTTCATCTATGTCATTactcatttcttttgctgttttttcctGTTGCATACTTTATGATTTTTGATCAAGTAGAATAGAGTATTCTAGGCATAAATGCGCTATAGCTGCAGCACAGAGCAAtgatagctaatatttactgacaGCTATCTATGTGTCAGGCACATGATGTTTATCTGACAATAGCACCTTTAATCTTTATAAGAGCCCTGTaagataggtattattattaacttccttttgcattttacatgtgaagaagtatagaggttaagtaacttggctAAGTTTAAGCAGCTGTTAAGTTTTGGAGCTTAAATTTGAACTTAGGCAGCACAGGCTCCTGAGTACCATAGTCCTTTGTAGGTCAGAAGGcctgtattttatatgtgtggCTCCATCATTTACTAGATATGTGTTCTTTGACCTGTTATTTAACTTCCTTGAACCTTAGTTGTTATATCCTCAGAATGGGGAAATTGATCCACTCATACTTCACAGGGTTGTTAGGAcgatgaaataatataaatgagaGATCTTTGTAACACAGTAACAGTGTATTATGTAAATATTCCATCATAACATTATtcaaccacattttttttctcatacttaCTGTGCCAGATGTTTTTATGAGCACCGAAAATCTAAGATAGAGGGTCACCAGCTTGTCTTGGTTTTAACACTGGAAGTCGCATAACCTAGGAATTCCCTGCATTAGTTTCCTATGCCTGCTGTAACAAATTgacacaaatttagtggcttaaatcaactaacatttattaccTTACAATTCTGTGGATGAGAAGTCCAAGATATGTCTCACAGggctaaataaaattaagatgtcaACTGGGCTGGTTCATTTTGGAAGCTCTGAGGGGAGAATATTTCTCTAGAGGCCACCTGTATTCTGTGGCCCCTTCCTCACATCAGCACTCCAaccttttttttcattccttatgTCTACTAATGACTGGTCCTCCTGCCTCTCGCTCTTATAAGGACTATTGTGATTACACTGGGTCCACCCAGACattccaggataatctccctatctcataatccttaatttaatcacatcttcgAAGTCTCTTTTActatgtaaggtaacatatttagGGATTAGGATGCAGACATCTTTGAGGGGAGCACATTATTCAGCCTATACCCTATACCATACTCCCTCAGTCGTGGGCAAACTGGGAAAGCTGCATTAccttcaagaggaaaaaaaaccacaattagTGGATATTCTGAGTGTGTCCCCTAATTAGTAAAACCTTGTGCATGCCCCTTAATTGTTTACAAGTTATATACATGTgccaatataataatagtatattagtatatgtaataaattaatacaagttagatatttaaggaaaatgagaacaaaaaaatTCCGTTAATGGTGCCTTTTGttctcattaaaataataatttttaatgagagCTATGTGATTGACCTACTAGATTATTTGACATCGTAGTATAGAACTACTTAGGAGTCAGCCCTGTCATTTTCTTGTTGGCTGTGCTTGCATTATTAAATTCTTTGcaggacttttttaaaaagctgcttcCCGATGTTGTGAGGGTCAGTTCAGTTAAAACTGAATAATTCCTAAGTCTACCTAACTGGGCAAACAGAAACCACAGTGAATCATGGTGTGCTGTAAGTAAAACCCATTGTTTGTGAGACTTCCACTCTTTCCCTGGGTTTCTGCCAATAGTCCTTGCTGTTCTTGATGTGTGACCATCTGACCCTTCAGACCAAGTATGAATCCTTACATTAATCTtagtaaaacttattttttttaaactaaacaaATCTGTTCTTCCTTCACCCCAAAGGATCATCTTGGAGAAGCTTGTATTTAGACTTTCGAGAAGAGCTTGACATTTAAACAAGACTTACACATTTGACAAATGTAACAGGTACTTACAAAAGTCTTCAGGAATAGCAAAGGAAGAATTCATATCCTACTTATGGTTCTGTCACTAACTGTATGTCTTTGGACAGGTTACTTCTGTGAACCTCAactctcatccataaaatggtcTGCAGGATGGATAGTTCACGATGAGAGAATTTTGTTGTAGGCAGAGAGAACACTCTTAACCCAGTTATCTAGAGCGTGAGTGTATGTGAGGAGGGATGGGAAGAGAAGCTAGAGCTAGGTTTTGAAGGGATTTGATTATCATGCAGATGAATTCTGATTCTAACCACCTGACAGAGGCTGAGCAAGTTAAGTAGTTTAAACTGGAGAACAGGAGCATGATGTCACGTGGATCTTTTAATTAGATCGATGTGGAGGATAAAGTGGAATGTAGGGGACATACTTTGGAGGCAGGAGGTCCTAAGTCATGGTCCCACTAGAAGAGAGTTGATATCTAAATCAAGATGCTGGCATTTTTGACCTTAGTAGTAATTTTTCTGAGTGTGTCAGACCAGTTTTTATTAGTTTAAGAGGTTTATTTCCTGGTTTGTGATTATATTTCTGTAcccttttgctttttctctcatAATTGCTGGTCTATTAATATGCATAAGTgagcagaaaaaaatttaaaaactagaataatATATaagctgttttttttattttttgaggtgatgaatagaGCATATTGGAaacatatagataaaatatattgaaaattccCCAGAAAATCTGGAGgaattttttgcttgtttctgcTTCTGTCTCTTAACTTTAAAGGTTCTGAATATATTTCTTCTCtgaataatatttgaaataaataaaataataaaataatcccaTTTCTCCAAATCATTCGatgccttattttttctttccctgaataaaccaatgaAAGATGACCtttacaaaaatgatttttttagtgGAACTTAATGTGAAAGACTGAGGAAAAAAAGTTTATCTTTGCTCTGGGATATATATTCCAAAGAAAGCACttggtatttatatttataagagGTGTTGGGTCATATAGTGTCAGATTCCCTTCAGACAAGTTAGATGAAGCCAACTTGCCTTAATAGGAAAAGGTCTGTGAAAGAAGGTGTGTGGCATCTTTGCATAACACCTGAACACTGTGTCCAGTAAAAGATGGCAAATAACGTGTTTCATGTTGGTCCTTTATGTTATTAAACATTTGAGGATATACTGGAGTGGAAGCAGGTAGTAGGGTTGACAggcaatggaaaaaataaaaggtatcagCTCTTTTGAgctttggttatttctttttttgtttgttcatgaACTTGTAGATTATTGTTTCACTTTTCTCAACAGtctgaatggataaatgaatcaaTATGTATAACTAATATTGTTATGCTTATAATGAAAgggaaacttaaaaaatttaagtgcTTTATTATTCTCAAGTCATCTTCAAATAGAAACACGTGATGCTTTTGTTTAGTAGTTTATACATAA
This Rhinopithecus roxellana isolate Shanxi Qingling chromosome 8, ASM756505v1, whole genome shotgun sequence DNA region includes the following protein-coding sequences:
- the LOC104669599 gene encoding forkhead box protein E3-like; the encoded protein is MEPIILKAVALAERLLSGSRPGSPLRGPHSRADRGASQDSGYHSCRGRRLVHARLLKPPPPPLPPHILPARPGPCSVRPATNGRRVLASQQPIAGGAATPHTPLSWKATRHPRPAAPAPPPASAQATPPPTPQAEKQEAGDHKAQEQTLSLLRPPQVPPTCGLAFKRAP